A stretch of DNA from Anopheles nili chromosome 2, idAnoNiliSN_F5_01, whole genome shotgun sequence:
TATATTACAGCACTTCTTCGAAGGCTTTCTCGTACACTCGTCGTCGAGGATGAAACACTTCCGTTCTTTGCAGTTGAAGTGATAGGTCACTAGCACTGATACACCGATGACTTCACCCACTGTAGGAGCGAATACGCTTTTATTGTTTCACCGAATGCTCCCACACCCGGGATGCATCCATCTCCGGCAGGTGATCACTCTCGAAAACGCTTTTCTACACTTTCGCAAACCGTAACCCGAAAGCTGGGAAACTTGAACACGCTTTATGCGCACTGGAATTCCCCGCCACACACGACGGCAGAGGCCGAGAGGTCCGATCCCTTCTGTACCATTTGCGGCTGTTAGCGCAACGAAATCCTTCCGACACACACGAACGGGCGAGCACTGGACGAATACACCTCCTGCACCATCGAGGGAATTAATCTCAATGATTCCCTTCTCGCGAGCTGCGCGAATGGTTCGAATAAAACGCACCACATCAAAGCCAGTGTGCGTGAGCCGGTGAGCTCGCGGGTGAGCTGTTTCGCTCACGTGCGTTGGTGAGAGTAAGACGGCATGCTTAGTGAGAGCGAGGTAAACGGAGTACCGCGTGATGAGCTGCGCGCTCAAGTCACTCACGCACACCTGGGCTCCTTTGGCATTGCGatagtgtgagagagagagagagcaaaggtGTGCtaaagtgaaaaagaaaagtgcatcTGAAAATCACTCACCGACAGGCAAAAAGAGCACAACCATATGCCGCTCACCTATAGCCTGCTCTCTTGCGCACTCATTCTCGCTGACCTGCTCACACCACCAGTAGTGCTGTCTCGCTTGCACAGCTTTCATGTTTTTCTGTTTATCGAGCAAACGTGTTAAAATGTGACTTAAAATTCAGACTGCATGTTAATTGaactatttatttttattacaagcGTTCCTATCCTGCCGATTGTCATGTTGTGGGTAACTCTTCTACCTAAATAATCACATTACGGTGCGGTTAGGCTGCGTCTCAGTGGTTCGAGCACGCGCCAGGACATCCAAAGCTGCTTGGAGTGCAATCTGGACCTTTTCTAACCTGCACCGATCCGCTTCATGTGCATTAGAATCCAATTCACGTACTCGGACACCCGAATTGCGACGCCTGGTGCGGATCCTGTACCACATTTAGGTCCAAACGTGACAACTCCGACTGCGAAGAAACGGTTCTCGTGCAGCTGCAGTAATGGCGCCCCTGAATCACCCTGGCACACGTCCTGACCGGCAATGACACCGGTCGTGCACATCAAACTGTACATCATGCTGGCGTTGAAGCGTTGCGATTCCTTCAACTGCTCACTACATTCAGCCAGCGAAATCACGCGAAGTTGCACCATACGTTTTGAGTCGCTCATCTCTCCTGtggaaacgcaaacaaaacagctgTCAAAATGTGTCCCAAAGTCCGATATCCTTGCTCGGAGCACCTACCGCCATACGTCACGCCCCAACCGAGCGAGATTACGTGCGTATCGCTCGATCGACTCTCGTCGAAGATGTAATCCAAGGGAAGACACGCTGGCAAAACGTGATTCAAAGTGtcaaccggttcactcagCCGGATAAGCGCAATGTCGTTCAGGTGCGTGTGGGAGTTGTAGTCAGGGTGGACGATGAACTCGGAAGCCTTCCGTTCCTGGCACTCCTCATCGTCCAGACACTCCTCCAGCTTGCTGATCAAGGACACACCGAAGAACAATCGCAGACTACGATCAAACGCATAAATAGCCTTCCGTTAGTGTCCTTTTTCGACTCCACAACCAGTGTGGGTGTTATACTCACTGCTCCACGGCTAGTGTGTGTAGACAATGGGCCGCCGTCAGGACGAGGCTTTCGTGGATGAGCGTACCGACACAGCGCCCGGTTTTGGCACGATTAGGACGACGTATTTCGAGAAACACGACCCACACGTGCGTGTTATCCTCGTCTTCCACCGAGGAGAACACGTTAAACGTTAGCGTGTCCATGCCGCAACGTTCCGGAAGGACATCCTTGAAGTGATCGTACCTGGGAGTGGTTGGTATACGAGTAGTGCGCATAGTTGTGGTGCTAGCTGTAGTTATTCGTACTGGAATAGGTCTCCTGGTTGTGGTAGTGGTCGTAGTCGAAGGTCTCGTTGGAGTAGTCGTTACTCTCACGCGTTCAGTAGTTAACGATCGCGGGGGTTCACAGCATACCTCGagtataaaaacaaacaaaaaacatacacacacaaacatatatgaaacacacaatcaaaaagcacacatacacgacgCCCATACGTACGATCGGTGCGTTGGAATACTCGTCGTTTTCGCACGCCGTCAACACTGCCTTTATCCTTTGCGTCTCCCACGGGTACAGGACGTCCTTTTTCGCCAGCTCAGCAATCTCAGGACACCCATCCAAGCTAACACACTGGCCCGATTTGCCTGTCGTTAGAATGCACTGCTGATTAATCTCGCGTTGCCCATTTGCAAGGGGTAAAAGCACCAGCAACGATACAATGGACCACCTCAACACTGAATATGTTACTCGAATCATCGCACACCTCTGGCACACATTTGTTCACCAAAATACGGTTCGAAAAGGTTTACcaaacgatcgaaaaaaaaacacccagacGGGATGCTGCCCAGAATGCGACTAGAAAATCGCAATCTGCGCCGTTATCAGGGCAAACTCAAGGCGGTCTTACTGTTCGTTGATACGATTATCAGCAAACCGTAAACCTTTACGGGAACAGTAAACCTTCGAAGGCTAGGGAGGAACGATGAAACGATGGTATTCAATTTTTTGGATGATTTCTTTTGATGATTGAGACGAATTTCATCAACTGGATTCTTTCGATCCTGGCAAATAATGCTCTACACTTATGTTTGTGATCTTTAATCGGTCGCCTACAATTTAGCATGATCGTTCTATGTTAAATAATATCATTTATAAATAACAAAGCAGATATATATTGTGCTCGATCATCTAAGATCCACTGCGTTCAGACATTCCTCCTCAGAATGTTCTCCAGTATCCAGCTCGTGTACTGCTGCACGTTGATCGAGACCACCGGGAAACTGGTGCTAGTTGTACCGACCCCGAAACTAATAAGCCCAATCAAAAACCAAGATCCATCCTTTCGGTACATGAGTGGACCACCGGAGTATCCTGCGAAAGCGTCATGTCCCGTAATAGTGATCGTGCAGATGTTGCGTTCGCTGATCTTCACCCTCCGAGTGAGTGCCAACCTCAGCGAGTCCATCCTTGCCTGACACAGCCCCAAGGATATCCGCTCCAACGTCATCCACTGCTTTCTGTTGCTGAGAGTTCCTGTAGCATTTCCAAACCGATCAGTTGATTCAcaacaggggaaaaaaagtaaaggcAACACCTACTGTTAGCGTTAATACCCCACCCGAAACAGCTTAACGTGTGGCCCACCGAGGCTGTCTCATCGTGTTCCAGGTCCATCGGGATACAGATGGATTTTGGATCACTGATCGAATTTCCCTGCGAAATACTTCCATTCAGCCGCACCAGAGCAATGTCATGCTgccggttggtggtgttgtACTTTTCGTGCACAATTACCTCGAGAACGTTAATTGGATCGACGTCACCTTTAAGCCCGTCGTCATCCTGTGTGACGTCGTGAGCGTTCACGTACAGCACCACACTAAAAATACCCCAAAAACCCGTACATTAGAGATAATGATAGCAGGCACGCGTTTGTAAATTGATAGATTGACCTACTCGCCTGATTTCCGCACACAGTGTGCCGCCGTAAGGACGTACTCGGGTGTGATCAGACTTCCGACGCATCTGCTAAACCTGCCTCTGCTAGAATAGGTGATAAATACACCGAACGAGGTATCTAGAGAGGACCTGGCGATGGATTCAGCACTGATGCCCAACCGATCTTGTAGACATTCAACGTGATCACGTTCCATAAACCTTTCCGTCGATTGGGGATGATCTGTGGTTGGTTTGATCGTGGTGCTGCGGATGTCCTCTTCCACACAGCAGTATTGCTAAGGAGCAAGAATAAGACGTTGGCTGTGGGGAACTTTCACCTGACAATGCACTCGACATACCTCCGATTCTTTCGGACACGCTCCGGAAGCGCCAATTAAAAGATGAATCTCATCCCGAGTTAGGTACGTCTTCTCTTCCATTGCTTTCAATTTTGGACAGTGGTCGAGGAGCACGCATCGTCCTGGCAAACCTATCGAGGATTTGCACCGATTTCCCACACGCACAGTCTTGGCTTCCACAGGACACAGCGATGAGAGTAAGCAAATGATTTGAGCAACGATCACAACCTGCCAAAACACTGCCTCGATCATGGTATTTGTTTGTTcgatcgcaaacaaaaaatgcacacacgaaCGCGGCGATCGATTACAGGAACAACCACACACAGGGCTTTACAGGGCGAGCGAAAGAATCGTCAGTTTAAATATACGTAACTAGAAAAAACCAACAGATTCTCTTCCACAGGTCGACACTACACTCGAACAACACACCACCCGAATGTTTGTTATCAATCGTGCGTTTAGGTTTGCATTATTATTCACTCAAAACGGGAGTAGTAAAAAAGGGACATGTCAAACGCCTTCCATGTACACCGGCTGCTTGGATCGACTGCATCAGCTGGGTGAATGGTTCGGTCTGTTGCTTATCATTTCAAGTCGTTTACAGGGGGATTCCCTCAGCGAGAATGGGAAGACGTCGAGTTGATGTTATTAATACACACACCCTTTGAACGTAGCATTGAGTTCGAAGTGATGAAAGGGAGTAGAACAATTCCTTTTAGGTCATTCTCTGGAGATTTACGGCAAAGAGACACAGAGAAAGCATCATAGCTTTTTGAGTATGGAAATAAAGGATTATTAACACCCCTAAAAAGGCAACAATTTTCATACAATTACCCAATTGCGCTCCATCAACTAAACCGCACACTGAGAAGGTACCGATgatggtgtgcgaaaaagcCACGTGCCAACTCCACGGTCTCGGTGATCGGTGATCTTTACAATTTTCTTAGCACCTCAAAATGTAGCGCAAAGcaatgaaaaggataaaactaaaagcgaaagagaaactaacaaaaaagaacgaatCGACACCCAAAAAAACGGATAGCCACGGATCATGCAACAGGTGTCGTCCCAAAAGTACACGAAAGGCACAGCAGCGAGTTCGCGGTTAATTTCCGTACCGTCCTTGCGCAAGACACGCACCACGAGCGACATCCTGGCTTAGCTGGAGATTAGAAGCGATGGGAACTTCCTTACGAGACGCTCGCACCAAATTCATGTAACATGTGCATCCGTCGACATCCGCTGTCGTCTCGTCGCcttccgatcgatcgctcgTCATCGTGGCTGGTTCACTGACCTGCGATACGCTAGCCCTTTAGAAGGGCTTCCACAAGGGACTCGCAAGCCACATTCCCCGGGACCGCATCGAGTAGGATCGCCAGACCCCGAAAAGAAGATGTTCATATGCCTTCCGATCGTATCGCATTAGCGCCACTCCCAGGTCCTGTATGCGTTGGGCCATCCTGCGCCCTTTTGCGATCTAGCG
This window harbors:
- the LOC128731764 gene encoding CLIP domain-containing serine protease B4-like; this encodes MRTTRIPTTPRYDHFKDVLPERCGMDTLTFNVFSSVEDEDNTHVWVVFLEIRRPNRAKTGRCVGTLIHESLVLTAAHCLHTLAVEHLRLFFGVSLISKLEECLDDEECQERKASEFIVHPDYNSHTHLNDIALIRLSEPVDTLNHVLPACLPLDYIFDESRSSDTHVISLGWGVTYGGEMSDSKRMVQLRVISLAECSEQLKESQRFNASMMYSLMCTTGVIAGQDVCQGDSGAPLLQLHENRFFAVGVVTFGPKCGTGSAPGVAIRVSEYVNWILMHMKRIGAG
- the LOC128728952 gene encoding chymotrypsinogen A-like; translation: MIEAVFWQVVIVAQIICLLSSLCPVEAKTVRVGNRCKSSIGLPGRCVLLDHCPKLKAMEEKTYLTRDEIHLLIGASGACPKESEQYCCVEEDIRSTTIKPTTDHPQSTERFMERDHVECLQDRLGISAESIARSSLDTSFGVFITYSSRGRFSRCVGSLITPEYVLTAAHCVRKSGDVVLYVNAHDVTQDDDGLKGDVDPINVLEVIVHEKYNTTNRQHDIALVRLNGSISQGNSISDPKSICIPMDLEHDETASVGHTLSCFGWGINANRTLSNRKQWMTLERISLGLCQARMDSLRLALTRRVKISERNICTITITGHDAFAGYSGGPLMYRKDGSWFLIGLISFGVGTTSTSFPVVSINVQQYTSWILENILRRNV